One segment of Plasmodium vivax chromosome 14, whole genome shotgun sequence DNA contains the following:
- a CDS encoding hypothetical protein, conserved (encoded by transcript PVX_123335A; Apicoplast targeted protein. Curated by Stuart Ralph, Walter and Eliza Hall Institute of Medical Research, Australia.), whose protein sequence is MAGQSEKKRLKKASAFIVYASPFFTIFSLIYIIFAFYFRYNLITRNIFLLHCLLFFCYYYSIKNIHYGLTNGLNFTYYTDVLILSFVINLGLFYSFKFFYIYIVIPIYAIFKTLNFIFTNFLSSPLGAVDSSGKEDKAEKKKNKVVYKRVY, encoded by the exons ATGGCAGGACAATCTGAGAAAAAGCGACTAAAAAAAGCGAGCGCATTCATCGTTTATGCCTCCCcgtttttcaccattttttcg ttgatttatattatattcgCATTCTACTTCAGATATAACTTAATTAcaagaaatattttccttttgcactgcctgctttttttttgctactaCTACTCAATAAAGAATATTCACTATGGATTGACCAACGGACTAAATTTTAC GTACTACACAGACGTTCTGATTTTGTCCTTCGTCATCAACTTGGGCCTGTTTTActcctttaaatttttttacatctaTATCGTTATACCCATATATGCAATATTCAAAACgcttaattttattttcacgaATTTTTTGAGTTCACCG TTGGGCGCTGTCGATTCATCAGGGAAGGAAGACAAAgcggagaagaaaaaaaacaaagttgtGTATAAGAgggtttattaa